A genomic region of Caenorhabditis elegans chromosome V contains the following coding sequences:
- the ttr-10 gene encoding Transthyretin-like family protein (Confirmed by transcript evidence), producing MWKLILLISLGFPIVNSIGEGSFHVSGRLMCGGKPYANESVSIYEKNYMLTDILMESLFTDEDGNFSVKTFGKDWPHFTPYLYAPNYCKPVDNFVFADRECTDSALQILIPTEFVSPTRTPTKIFDIGEIDMSADEVKYENVGLGSVGGGFLVNDKRCKYRNSTST from the exons ATGTGGAAGCTG atattgcTCATTTCTCTTGGGTTCCCTATTGTCAATTCCATTGGCGAAGGATCGTTCCACGTCAGCGGTCGCTTGATGTGCGGTGGGAAGCCATACGCCAATGAAAGTGTTTCCATCTATgagaaaaactaca tgttaACCGATATTCTGATGGAATCACTTTTTACTGATGAAGATGGAAACTTCTCTGttaaaacttttggaaaagaCTGGCCCCACTTCACACCTTATCTCTACGCGCCAAATTATTGTAAACCAGTTGATAACTTTGTC tttgcgGACAGAGAATGCACAGACTCGGCTTTGCAAATCTTGATTCCAACAGAATTTGTTTCCCCAACACGTACTCCAACCAAG ATTTTCGACATTGGTGAAATAGACATGTCGGCTGATGAAGTCAAATACGAAAACGTTGGATTGGGATCTGTCGGAGGAGGATTTCTTGTAAATGACAAGAGATGCAAGTATAGAAACTCAACGAGTACCTGA
- the ets-7 gene encoding ETS domain-containing protein ets-7 (Confirmed by transcript evidence), translated as MSSKRTSPNGKQRLLNFLRGLLEDDSHSDLITWSNKDTLEFQMLKPHKVAELWGAATGNPGMNYDKMSRGLRYFYTNNTLKKVKGKDSRYCFLDTPLLAPFPDFFPKANEPMRRVPLFSIENLLASSEETTSNFSLQSSPSSSSNSSSARTMSATSSPTSSLEDVINPPVLIDPFQMQMAHITQTFLATQLPALQAFPMQLQLQFLKTLLPTLFPNNN; from the exons ATGTCTTCCAAACGTACATCTCCAAATGGAAAGCAACGTCTCTTGAACTTTCTTCGCGGTCTTCTTGAGGACGATTCCCACTCGGATCTTATCACTTGGAGCAACAAGGATACTCTTGAATTTCAAATGCTTAAACCGCACAAAGTCGCCGAGCTGTGGGGAGCTGCCACAGGAAATCCTGGAATGAATTATGATAAGATGTCTAGAGGACTTCGGTATTTCTACACAAATAACACATTGAAGAAG gttAAAGGGAAAGACTCTCGTTACTGTTTCCTAGATACCCCATTACTTGCACCATTTCCCGATTTCTTCCCGAAAGCCAATGAACCTATGAGACGAGTGCCGCTGTTTAGCATTGAAAATCTTCTAGCGAGCTCTGAAGAAACTACGTCGAATTTCAG cctTCAATCTTCACCGAGCTCAAGCTCTAACTCATCATCAGCACGAACGATGTCTGCAACCTCATCGCCAACTTCTTCTTTGGAAGACGTTATCAATCCTCCAGTTCTCATAGATCCATTTCAAATGCAGATGGCTCACATCACCCAAACCTTCCTGGCAACTCAGTTACCGGCTCTGCAAGCATTCCCAATGCAACttcaattgcaatttttgaagacaCTACTACCAACACTATTTCCAAACAATAATTAA
- the F19F10.1 gene encoding ETS domain-containing protein (Confirmed by transcript evidence): MSSKRSSPTGKLRLLSFLRDLLEDESNSDIIYWFDKSESVFKMSKPHKVAELWGAATGNPGMNYDKMSRGLRYFYTNNTLEKVPGKDARYRFIDSPRHSFLDFSMKTELETPVKRTPLFNISNLISDFEVSNNSLTSSPTSSASSVEPSSPTTTESSLDPSQFVQLTQNLVQFNTFMSQNPMFHTLPLPTQLQVFFNFKTIFPSLFPALV; encoded by the exons ATGTCATCAAAACGTTCGTCCCCAACTGGAAAACTCCGTCTTCTGAGCTTCCTTCGTGACCTTCTTGAAGACGAATCGAATTCAGATATCATCTATTGGTTTGACAAATCTGAATCGGTATTCAAGATGAGCAAGCCACACAAGGTTGCCGAGCTGTGGGGAGCTGCTACGGGTAATCCAGGAATGAACTATGACAAAATGTCAAGAGGACTTCGTTATTTCTACACAAACAATACATTGGAAAAG gTTCCAGGCAAAGATGCTCGTTATCGCTTTATCGATTCTCCAAGACATTCGTTCCTagatttttccatgaaaactGAACTTGAGACGCCAGTCAAAAGAACTCCTttgttcaatatttcaaatctaatttcagatttcgaaGTTTCCAATAATAG cttgaCATCGTCACCAACATCGAGTGCATCTTCAGTAGAACCATCTTCGCCAACAACAACCGAATCATCACTGGATCCATCACAATTTGTGCAATTGACTCAAAACCTTGTTCAATTTAACACATTTATGTCTCAAAACCCAATGTTCCATACTTTGCCCCTACCCACACAACTTcaagttttcttcaattttaagaCAATTTTCCCCTCTTTGTTTCCGGCATTGGTGTGA